TCTTGGAATGTCTTACTAATAGTATTTCTTGAACATAGAATGGGAGGATTTGGTCCATGTACCGTTTTCTTCATTTGGCTGTTTTGTTTGCCATAAGATTGTGATTAGGACATTCTTGTTTTTAATTCATATCATGATTGACGTGTTTGGAAACCAGAGAAAAGATAGTCTAAACTACAAACAATTGACATAGGCAAGAAGGGGTTTAGTAAAATCACATTAAACAAATTGTTCAATTTGCCGTGTGAAGTAAAGCATATGATAAAATGATTTCTTCCTAAATTATTCAGAAAGTATCACATCATCACCTTAATTATGCTACTAGATATGGTCTATCGACAAACCATTAAATTGGATTGCTGCATACTTATCAAACCGGGCATGAATAATGATTAATGACAGAAAGCAATCTGTACAGAAACTACATCTCCTTTCAGGCTTTTTAATCCCTTTTCGTCTGTTGCATTATGCTAAGTTCTACGCTAATTAGTACAGTTAGCTTCATTTTTTATCCAGCCAACTATCAGAAGATATATGTATGTGGAGAAAATAGTAATCTCATGTCCAATAATGTCACGTTATCTTGTATAAATTGGCCAGCAATACATACAAATATTTCGAGTGGAGCaataattttgatattcaatttGTTAGTTTTCCAATCCCATGCATGCTACATGGGAGTGATTTAAGGCGTAGTCTTATAGGTGATGGAATCTTCATATGTATGTGGAGTATAATGATGCACATTTCTAGATTTTTAACCCCAAAAATGCTCCATTAGCAACTCTAGGCTCataccaaaaattaatttagCAATTTGGCGGTATTAATGTGATTGATGACCTCCCACAAAATTAGTAGAATCATCTAGACTTTCCATTGTCATTGTGTGTATTTTTCTATGGTCTAGAATTTTATAGGCTCATGTCTGAGGGTGCACAAACTTAGATTCTACACTATGTGAGCAGAATTTCTAAGGATAGAGTCCTTGAGCAATCTAACATATTGTGGAGCCTTTAGGGCCTAAGGCCTGTGGTCACACAAGCAATTTGATATTGGAGCTTTGTTCACttctccaaaaacaaagaaagaagtaattaaaacattttggaacattattattattctgtATCTTGAGCATTCCATCTCATGCAAAAGCTTTGTAGTTTTGTTCACACATACATACAAATTCATCATCACTTCACTCGTTACTTCTCTTCTCATAGCATATCAAATTTGTCATATGTGTATAGTCCACCTCAAATTGTCTTGGATCCAATCCTTCGCCAAGAAGGCACATGGAATTGGTTGCACACCCTCCTTTGTCCTAGTTTGCAAGCTAATGATAAATATGACAAGTTATACTTTCTGTGTATAGAATAGAATGGAGTTGTTGTTTATAGGCATAAATCCTCTCGAAATGGTGAATTCTTAAAATGAACATGacactcttttcttttatttatttttaaaaagaatCAGTTGTGAGTCTTTATCTATTCTTTAATGACTCGAATACGAGATTTATCGATAATAAGTAAAGCGTCGTTCGTCacactaatatatatatatatatatatacatatatatatatatatatggtccTCATTGCTACTTAAAAGTAAGTGAACATGGTtgaatgaattgattgaaaaacTTTCTCCAAAGTCCATACTTTTGAAGAATTTGGGACCATTAGCTCATTTCAACTCATACAGAAGAAAAAGACTGGCTGTTCCTTTTAACTTTGGCACGAATTAGGCCTTGACAGGTGGAATACAATCCTGTTGTCGgtgccttttatttttcaagATGGTTGAATATGATGAAGCACTCATAGCACAATAAGGTATGCAATATTTGAGAGGATCCAAGGTAAAAAGTTTCCCATCACCGGTCTTATCTTCCACTTCTAATCCCATTTATTACATCgtcccaaaatcctcaagaatcACTTGCACCATATCCCTTTTGGaagaaaatattccaaaatctCAGCTGGAAAATGAATTGGATGTGTAGATTGTTGTTGGCCACCATCAATTTGCTCACTATAATGGTCTCCAATAAGTCATAAGCCTAGAGACTTTCATTTCATCACGATGGATTGCATTTTAATTTGTGGAAAAGACGTTATTGGTTTAATTTCACTTTGCTGTGgtaggcctttttttttttttctttttccctattTTTTGGTCAagaaaaacattcaagaaatttttgCTTGGCATATTAGCATGATGTCAGTAACTTTAAATATATGATCCAAGGTATCACAAATTATTTATGCATAAACTACAGCGGATTTAGTACAAAAgattattgttttcttttgctaaAAAGAACATGAATTGGTGGAATAGTACAAGAAAAATATGTAACCACAAAAGCGAGAGGTCCAGTTTCCTTGCAAGAAAATCAATTTGACTATAATATTTAGAGaaccctccaaaaaaaaaagtaaattaagACCTCTATCAAGACTTGGAAGTTCATCCTTGTTCGAAAtggaatttatttttttttaaacttttgtgggttttggatttttttctaATATATACAGTTTTAGAGATGTAGATTGATAAGAAATCAAGAGTTGAGGTTCCAACCTATCAATTTGTGGATTAAACAACAAAAGAGGTTCCCACATGTAGGTGAGCAATGCCTTTCTATCACTTGTCGTTTTGGGCACGTTTTGATACGTAATTAGACAAGAAACATGAGGTTATCGTTTAGTGGGAGCCAATGATGTTGTctaatttcttttactctttttttttcatttcttttacttgtATGTCTGTTGGTTAGGAATAGAAATCAAATAAGAGTCCGTCTAACAAGCGCCCAATGGGCATTCATTAAAATGGAGTTCAGATGTTCATATTTTGAAAACGTACTGTTAATTAATTAAAGAAATCATATAAATGTAAACTACGATAATAATTGTTAGCGTCTGAATTCATACAGTAGGTTAAATGTGATCTAAGTGCATTAATGAGTGGCCAATGCTTATGTGTgtgtagatatatatatatatatatatatatatatatatatatatatatatatatatatatatatatatatgtatgtatgtactaCAACTTAGATTACCTTTTCTAGCTTATGATTAAATTCAATATTTTACTGACTAAACCTATGTACGAATGAGAAACTTGTACTAGCATGGAATGCATATGTAAACCAAACATCTAAATTTTCATTTGACAGAAGGAAAGGAGAGATAAAGGAACTTTATCATTCAATTACTTCTaacaatgattaaaaaaaaatttaaaaaaaaaaacactttttggacTTGACGGCTAATGAGCAGAAAAAGAAGCACTATGGATGACTCGAATCAATCAGCAATTACTTACGAATTTGGATTAAACAATCCAAAACCATGAGATGATTGGAGACTGTTGAATCAGATTATGACATCCCTCCTTCTGTACAAGCTGCTATTTTCAGGGACATGATCCAATTGAAGTAATGAAAATTGTAGAGTATGTTTTGGATAGaagataatttaaaatttttttttttgaataatacTGTTTCTTACGATCCTACTATCCGAATCTATAGGAGCGATCCGGATCGTATGCGAAATCGGAAAATATGAGTGTTAATCAGAGAGTAATAAGCATGATTCGGCCTAGGTGCTCACGCTGGCACATCATTAATACTAATtaatattgttatttttaaaatctttttaTAGCGTAAAAAAGTTGGAAGACGTGAATTTGAAACATTTCACTTCTTCACTTATACTTCCTTGTTTAAGCCACTAAATCCATCTCTCCTCCTCTTTAATGTGCGAATCTCAATGCCTATCTATTGCCTTGCTTAATTAAGAATGACTTTAAACCAGGATTAGAGGAGGAAAGGTCAAATATTGGTATGTATTATTATGTTAATTAACTTATGAAATAGCAAGAAATAGAACAACAAATATATCAGTAAAAAGGGGTCAACTGAGCAAAAAGAGCAAATTCGAACAGAGTTgaatattgaatttttttttccataattTAGATTTGAATACCAATTTACAAGGATTTTTTAATCtcattaataaatatatattttttggaaaattatatCCACACACCTTCAATTAGATATCCATACACCTTCTCTATTCTATTTTACACTAGATATTCGACTACAATGAAgattaaaatagtaagggtacgTGACATGGTCAACTATGAATATTGATCTCTTGACGAAAATGCTTCCTTTTTGtggaaaaacaattaaaattgaGAATTAGGGGGGCAAGAGTCTAACAAAAGCTAAGTTTTTCTTTACCGTAAATTGTGGGTCATAATTACATggttttgctaaaaaaaaaaaaagaaagtaaataaaaatgtgtttatgatgcaaacaaataaaaattaacaaataaactacaatccaaacaaattgaTTTCTTGACGAAAATGCTTCGTTTTAGTTCTGAAAACAACTAAAATTGAGAATTAGGGGGAAAACGTCTAGCAAAAGCTAAGTTGTTTCTTTTTTGCCCTAAACCGTGGGTCAGAATTGCATGGTTCagctcaaacaaaaaaaaaaaaaaaaagaaagcaaataaaaatgcattgatgatgcaagcaaataaaaattGACAAATAAACTACGATCCAAACAAACTGATTTCTTGACGAAAATGCTCTGTTTTAGTAgtgaaaacaattaaaattgaGAATTAGGAGGAAAGAAGAGTCTAACAAAActaagatatttttttttttttgccataaATTGTGGGACTCAGAATTACATTgttttgctcaaaaaaaaaaaaaagaaaagaggaaaatcttGGTCTCTTTGATCTCGTCTGTTGCCTGGAAGGGGAGTaattaatgaatgtgtttggTTGGCGGTGGGCAAAGTTTAAAAAGCAGAAGAGCGCGTTATCAGTCGTTAGTTAGCACGTTTTTATGCTTCCCCATCATAATAAAACAGGAAGAAAGCGCAAACGCGGTGGAAAGGCCCCAAATCATGTGGAATCAATCAATGCTTTGGTCCAGGTTGACCccaataaattaacaaaaaatatatatatatcaatgcTTGCGACTTCCGCCCACGGGTCCGGGCGGGAAGAGGAGGAGTAGGCGTAGGTGGCTCACATTCCCTCCATGAGTCTTCGCTAGATCTATAATCCATATTTGCCAGCTCTCTCTCCCCAAGATCTCGctccattttttatttatatatatatatatacacgctCCTTCACTCTATTCTCCACCTTAAGAGTATTCTTgccttttatttttgtcttttcaactTTTTGAAAGGTAGGCAAATGTAGtgtaggatttttgcatatgaTAGGTAGTTAGGTAACACTTAGAGCCAAGATTTCTTTATGCTAGATTATAAGATAGTTcttgttttgattattttacttgattttctatACTCTAATTTTGGATaatcagattttttttaaagatattattgtttatttttgtatttggaCTTCAGCATTTTTAATAACTAAGAAAGTTAGAATCTAAAATTTAACTAATAATAGTTTTAACTGATTTTAGTTCTCTATAACGAAAACGAAAACGTTTGTAAAACTTATAACGCCCTAATTCACCCTTTCGACCTGTCCTAGATCCCTAAATTTTACACGTAACAATGACAACTAGTAGTAGATTACCCTAATTCCAAAAAGCAAACCAGCCATTGATTTTGGATCACCAGTAGTAGGTAATTAATTTTACCACTAGCAAATAAGAAAACCACAAAAAATTGCAAGGAGGAGAATAGAAGAACAAGAAGCAACCGACATAACATAACATAATAGTAGTCTTTCTTTGCATTTGGCCATTGTCCACTGGCAATTTGACTTGCATATTAGTGTAAAGATGGGCTAGTTGTGTTAGAACTGAAAGTTGGCTCctaagtgaatttttttgactATGGAGTTCCGTAAATTTCTTAtgcataaaatgaatttttttttcttatgcaATTTTTGATGGACAAAATCTTGGGAAGGAATTTAGATGTTGAACTTTTGGTTTTGCTAAGGTAGAAATTGCTATAAACAATATGGGGCTATAATTGTTTGAGAGTGATGACGATTGGCAGAGATGAACAATCAATGGTGCAGCAGAAGGTCACAGTTGGTGGATGAACATTAACGACATTCATATTCTGGGACCTTGTTACCCTATCCAATTTCCATTTCGGCCCCAATCCACTAAAATGTTGCCATCCAAACCCCCAACTTTGTTGTCCTTGGGATTGGCTCGGATGGTCTCGGAGTAGCCTCTTTGGTCCCAAAGTCCCGTGTTCGAGTCGTCTCTCCTATCGTTTGTATATCCTTGGGGGCAGGGTGCATAGGCGTAAGGAGATTAGTCTGGCAAAATTGGGATACTTCTTatgttgattaaaaaaaaaaaaaaaccccaactTTGTtcgaattttcattttttttaaaaaatttttagattttttgtgagcacatttttcaattacctttATATGTCACATATATTAAAATCATTctaatgcattttttttttacaaaaaatctagaaaataacaatccaaacgaACAAGAATTAATCACTAATTTCTTTTGAACACCAATATCCAAGTCATTTTTGATTATGTGAATTATCAGCTTAAAATTATCTTTCTGCCCTTAAATTCTATCAAGCAAAGTTTAttaattttgagatttttttttatgtaaaaagtttctttttaatctttcttACATTGGAGATTATTTTTTAACCAAAAGCTCCAGCTACTTAAAGGAAAAGCATACTGTTCAAGCGTGGCTATGTCACAAGGCCTACCTTGCTAATGAAAATTACCATAATCATTTCTACTACTGCAGAGAACattaatggaaaaaaaaaatcccatatTACCACAGAACTATTGAAATTTTATTCACCAGATTAGTATGcgaacaccaaaaaaaaaaattcagatctTTAATTTCCTGTccaaataattataattatgtCCTTTGGCTACAAACAATTACTTCTATAAACTTAAATTTCTAGTGGGGAAGAACACACTACATCTTTCAAAACACTAGTGAGTGAATATTCATTTATatgatattcatttataatttatatatttataaatgtatttatattatttattatatataatataatacatttatatttatttataaatatataaatttatttatttataaatatttataaatgtattataaatgcataaatgtatataaatataataatataaaaattggaaattataatttatacatttttacatttatatgatattcatttataatttatacatttataatttatatatttttatataaatatataaatatatttatttataaatatttataaaagtattataaatgcataaatatttattgttataaaaatataaaaattataaattataaaaacacttgaaaatatgttttaaaaatacatctaaaaataatccataaaacatctacagtaaaagtttttcatatagtttttgaaaaacaaccccaaaaataactaatccaaacggacttgtatttgaaaaacgaaatgctacagtgctgtttttgaaaaacaaccccaaaaacagctaatccaaacggaccctaGAATCTACATCAAAATTACTGTTTACCGCGTCTAACCACTGTAAATTTGGATGTCGACGAAGAAGGGGAACCTGGGTTTCGAATTCGACCCAGTGAGTGAACTCAGTTCTGGTATTTACTCGGTTGACTTGATCAAATTTACGTTCTTCAGTAAGAACTCATTCCCAACGAGTTGATTGAAGAGTCCCCACTCAGTCACCGGGTTCTTCTTCTTTCGTTGCATGGCTGCTCTAGCAATCTCGGTCAGCATTGCACTGGACAATCGCCTGACCCCTCGAGCCCCGCCTCTTATTATTGCCGGGTTTACACTTACCTGGGTTTTCTCCGAGTTTTTCTTACCGTGTCGAGTGGAAACAGTCTGAGTCACCATCGACAAGTAGACTGACTCGGGACTTGCGCTCCTAACTCGGCTCAGCGGGTCACCTGTTAACAACAATTCCTTCGCGTCAACGAGCACTATATGCTTAAAATTTCTCCTTACTCGGCCCAGCAGCATCGGATAACAAGCCCATCTTCTCAAACTCATTGGAACGTGGTCCAGAAACCCGGCTAACGAGTTCTCCGGGTCAAGCTCATCAACATCAAAGCTCACCACCGAGCCATAACTCAGCCGAGTCGACTCAGTCTCGTTTCCTCCACTAAAATTGCTCCGAATTCTCCTTCCCCAGATTGGCTCCCCGCTTTGCTTATCCTTTTTACTCGATTTCACGAACTGGGTCAAGCTCAAATTCTGAGTTGAGTTCAACTTTTTATAGTGATCAACGAGCTGCGAGAACGAGTCGTTCTCCTCGAGAATGGCCGAGTCAAAAGAAGCCGATTTTGAAGGGAATATGAACAAGAGGTCTGCTCGGGAGGTAAGAGAAGATTTGTACAACAGCCTCAagaacaatttcaattcatgCAAACTCAAGGACTCTGAAACATGAGCAACAACGAGGTCATTCATGGCTTTTGTTCCTCTTCTGTACAACGTTCCCATCCCTTGCAATGCATGTGGCAGGGAAGGATCAGATGCTGAgcttttcttgaatttcttgttgTAATCATTATTGTATTTACGAGAAACTGTAGAGGAAGAAAACTGAGACAGCTGTCTTCTAGGGGTAAAGTGGGAGGAAGGTTCAAAAGTGGAGAGGGTGAAGAGGAGAAAAGTGATGAAGAATAGAAGTGCACAGATGGAAATTGTGGATTGAGCTCTGGAGAGAAGATGACTTGAGTTTGATCGTCTGAATATCGGTAAAggtaaagaagaagaagaagaagaatttgaagaagacgAAAAAGGATTGAAAACATTTTGATGCCTTTTCTTGTTAATAATGGAGGAGGCAGCAGAAGCAGAATCATTATTATTACTGTCTTCGTCTTCAGGGAAAAGAATGAAGAGGAAGCCCATCCCCCAATTTCGATGGTCACTGCCGGTGCCGGTGGAGGAGGTGGTTTTGGCTTTTGCTGGGAATCCCATTCCTCATATCATATGCCcgctccctctctctttctaGTCTCCTTTGCCTCGCCTTTCTCTCTCGATAGATATCACTATCGCCTTTGTGGTAAACTGATGGGGGCTTTTACTTAGGGAGCAGCAATAGCCAGCAGGACGACTCTGATTCCCTCGCAGGTCACAACAAAGGTTTAAAGAACGAATatttaggttgtgtttggattgtatttttcatgatttttcatgaaaaaattactgtagtgatttgatatatatgagagaAAAAGGTAAATagagaaatgtgatcacggaaaatgaCGTAATTTTTCGAAGAAAAACCGCAATCCAAACAGGCCTTTACTTCGTCGGTTTCTTTAAAGCCCCATACCAACTCTAGgggtaaaatttaaattattcaaGTAATAGTTACTTAGGTGTATatacctccaaaaaaaaaatattatatagaACTAAGCTAGAGGATAATTGTTAGTATTACCTATAGCTACATGATTGGGTGTTTGAATACtcattatttaggaaaaaaataattcatttacaTCATAGATAAGTTGTTCAagtaacttttttatttttttcaatgagGTTTAAGATTTCGGGCGTCACGTCATAAATGTTATATACATCACGTCATAAAAAAGCGTTATAtttaatattataataaaaagaattttctcaaatatCACAGAGTGTTTTGATGttgtaataattataaaaaaagggtTTTCAGAAAATGAAGTATCCAAACTCTGGATAGATCCTCCTCATACTACAAGTGTGCGATTAAAAGATTGCTATATTAAAAATTCATTCTAAATACAAAAAGCAATCTGATTCTAATTCTAataattaaaatacaatttctaatatttaattttttgccATCCAAACTAAGTGTAATATTATCTGAGCGCCTAATTTGGTTGATGGAGACATAATTAATTAGTTGATATAGACATAATCAACAAGAGTTCAATGCTTCTGCTTATTTGCACACTGTTCTCTTCTAAGTTTTTTCTCCATATAAGGTTTTGAAGGTTTAGAATCTGTGTGACCACTGGGATTGCCCCAATGACCAGGAGAGTTTtcttagagttttttttttccattgtcAAGTTCAGAATTGGAATCACTATTCAATCATTAGAATTTTAGATGGACTTAAGCCTCgtttgaattgtaattttttgaaaaaaaaattagattttttgTTAATATTCCTTACACAATTTCACATCatcttctccaaaaaaaaaaaaaaaactccccaACAAATGCAATCCTAACACTAAGTATTGGAGTTCTAAACGGACTTTTTTTTACtaccttttttctttgttttttttaggTAGGAGATGCTGAATTCAAGACATACTACTTATAATCCCTCTCACCCTGCCGCTCAATCCGACATTCCCCGAATTCTAAACGGACTTGATTTGACGGATCATCAACACAAATCATATGACTACGCTCCGAGTGCCTTAAAATTGGGATTAACAAATCAGCACGAATAATATGACTACTATGGGAGTGCCCCAAATTCGGGTTTCAGGGTTGCTTTGGTTAATAATGTGGCTTAGCAAAAAGAGGAGCTTTTCCCTAAGACATGTTGCAATTTTTTAAGGGAAAATTattgtaaagaaaaaggaaccATTAGCGGGGAAGAAacctttttttaaaagaaagcTGAGTCGGGAGTGGTGAGGAAAAGATTAAAAAGGAGGGGAACGAAAAGTTCTGTCCTCGAAATTGATTTACTTCACGAAGAAGACTTCTTTTGAGATCAGCTTGGTACTGTTTTTGAGGAGGCGATCCTGctgcttctcttcttctttttttttttttttttttttaaacgatAAATCTaatctatcctacactaagggggAGGGGGCGAACCTAAAGAGGTTCAGAAATAATCTGGAGAGGACTAAACTATCATCAGATCAGACGGGTGCTGAGCACACACACCTGAATTTTTTAGAAACAAGTCGTGACATTTTTT
The Coffea arabica cultivar ET-39 chromosome 6c, Coffea Arabica ET-39 HiFi, whole genome shotgun sequence genome window above contains:
- the LOC140008649 gene encoding uncharacterized protein produces the protein MGFPAKAKTTSSTGTGSDHRNWGMGFLFILFPEDEDSNNNDSASAASSIINKKRHQNVFNPFSSSSNSSSSSSLPLPIFRRSNSSHLLSRAQSTISICALLFFITFLLFTLSTFEPSSHFTPRRQLSQFSSSTVSRKYNNDYNKKFKKSSASDPSLPHALQGMGTLYRRGTKAMNDLVVAHVSESLSLHELKLFLRLLYKSSLTSRADLLFIFPSKSASFDSAILEENDSFSQLVDHYKKLNSTQNLSLTQFVKSSKKDKQSGEPIWGRRIRSNFSGGNETESTRLSYGSVVSFDVDELDPENSLAGFLDHVPMSLRRWACYPMLLGRVRRNFKHIVLVDAKELLLTGDPLSRVRSASPESVYLSMVTQTVSTRHGKKNSEKTQVSVNPAIIRGGARGVRRLSSAMLTEIARAAMQRKKKNPVTEWGLFNQLVGNEFLLKNVNLIKSTE